In Crinalium epipsammum PCC 9333, the following are encoded in one genomic region:
- a CDS encoding translocation/assembly module TamB domain-containing protein: MNNSPKLEEKTESRSMPLNQRLTLIILNRPPSSNIAIIVLLTILGGLGAAWLYIETQLAPLVEQNLTQTLNRPVQLGHVEGFGFTGLRFGRSAVPATPTDPDRLSVEAVDVGFNPLKLLFDRTLQLDVTLVKPDAYIEQDAELRWVSTTIKSEEKKGFIKTDLQVVRISQGNVVLLPFSQLPSGRTPVVITKVDGNASFFDQNQRISFDLEGQPIEQVQNPQYRHLIVKGQHLRPTQQTNLVVSGQNLQASAITRFVKLPAVGLLAGDVDGNLEIKLQAKQRPLLFGTAYLKAATIKIAQVPKLFSQSTGYLGFRGTQIQLQKVGTVYGQVPGVVAGVIDTQSGYNIAAQTAPVRVNNILNTLDLKLPVAASGEAQGTINLTGALDKPILSGTVVNTKLTQVDRIRFRDVKANFSLVNKVVSITGLQAFPVVGGQVTGAGTVQLGKKAGLAFNFNGNNLPADAIAQIYGSIPPINLGLVAAQGQVSGVAGKLQTVVNFSAPNATYPGRGEVVITPERTIVFRNTTFQVAGGTVTGTGQLTDKNWQAQIQASNVPAQGLVALTKRQVPPQLQRIISGNFLLSGSRGTFKPETINGTGSAQLQVAGGRITGTNVLLRNGLWQGNFNANSLQLGQLSPQAPANFKNGQITGDFNLAGSLTNFQTSTITGAGTGRLQLANGSISSSSLQLSDGRWQGNFNANNLQLGQLSPQVPGNLKSGQLTGNFNLAGSLDSFKPSTINGSGTGRLRLPTGIITASSLQLNDGRWQGNFNANNVQLGKLSPQVPPALEQGRLAGNFNLSGSLDSFKPSTINGSGVGRLQLPTGNIIASGLQLNNGAWRGNFFVNNLQLGKLAKQVPATLKSGVIAGNFNLAGSLASFQPATITGSGAGRLQLSSGNLVASGLQLRNGRWQGNFTANNVQLGRLSPQVPVGLKQGAIAGNFNLSGSLADLKPSSIVGTGIGSLKLPDGTINASALQLNNGRWQGNFAVNSFQIGKLSPQVPANLKTGELTGNFNLSGSLADLKPSSIVGNGTGSLTLPDGTINASALQLNNGRWQGNFAVNSFQIGKLSPQVSEALKAGELTGNFNLSGSLSDLKPSSIVGNGTGSLTLPDGTINASALQLRGGRWQGNLAVNNLQIGKLSPQVPENLKTGELTGNFNISGSLASFQPSTISATGAGSLKLPDGTITASALQVNNNRLQGNFAVDNVDIARISQLPALQRFQELGIKGRVTANLNVATRLTAFDPKAVQVSGQLRLEDFAAEQLTFERVMTGEIQVKPGQGVNLRLAGVQDRIELALSPSYKPESFAVRLGDAIANGTTKGDRLQVATAKIPISLIKSFAPLPANIASQPLSGLLSGNFDVNLATRNIIGQNVQIDQPIIASIKGDKLTGNFSYINGVAKLTDGDFQQGDNRYFLNGSVSQTAQGPEFQGRLKVAKGEVQDLLTALQIFELQDLISGFKSRTYGSAANVQPADRGLPDAPLIDQLRRLSEIEALVEQQLAKREDSPLPELRDLAGAFSGEVNIAGSLKSGIRTSFAIDGQNWKWDEYKADQVVVQGSFDKGVLTFLPLRIQTGESLVAFSGTVGSGEQSGQLRVQNFPVEVLNDFVDVPVDITGKLNASATIAGNIQNPRSRGEISIAEGTLNQTAVQVAQGSFSYDDARLNFYSTAIVSGTQPLRIDGSVPYKLPFATKLPTSNEISVNMNVENEGLALLNLLSRGQVAWVNGEGKVNLAVRGTVDPLAGKIQQLNANGIAEVNNATLQAQAFPEPLTEVTGQVLFNLGQINVQNLRGKFSKGQVVASGILPITRPQKVENPLTVALDQIALNIKGRYSGGVKGSAVFTGTALNPKIGGQIELVNGQVLLEETPTTNASVASGSTAKTQANSGIAEFNNLKISLGDGVQITRPPVLNFLAKGDLTINGTLDNIRPQGSVKLDRGQVNLFTTQFRLAGGYTQTAEFLPSQGLVPNLDVRLVAVVPETTRRQILTDPLSAEISDIPATNLGALRTVRIEATVIGAANQFAENLELKSNPARNEAEIVALLGGGFVDTLGRGDTTLGLANLAGSAFLGNIQNVVGNAIGLSEFRLFPTVITNPKNRTSTLGLGAEAGFNFTPQFSASILTNLTAEQLPQYSLRYRVNDETLLRGSTDLSGDSRATVEYEKRF; encoded by the coding sequence ATGAACAACTCCCCAAAGTTAGAAGAAAAAACAGAAAGCCGCTCAATGCCGCTTAACCAGCGTTTGACGCTGATCATATTAAATCGCCCCCCTAGCAGTAACATCGCTATTATTGTGCTGCTGACAATTTTAGGGGGATTAGGAGCAGCTTGGTTATATATTGAAACTCAGCTAGCGCCATTAGTTGAGCAAAATCTGACTCAGACGCTAAATAGACCTGTGCAGCTAGGTCACGTTGAAGGTTTTGGGTTCACAGGTTTACGGTTTGGTCGTTCAGCAGTACCCGCCACCCCTACTGATCCAGACCGCTTATCAGTTGAAGCGGTAGATGTGGGTTTCAATCCTCTAAAACTGCTGTTTGATCGCACCTTACAACTTGATGTCACTTTAGTTAAGCCAGATGCGTATATTGAACAGGATGCTGAACTGCGCTGGGTTTCGACCACTATTAAATCCGAAGAAAAGAAAGGTTTTATCAAAACTGACTTGCAAGTAGTGCGGATATCACAGGGAAATGTTGTACTATTACCATTTTCTCAATTACCAAGTGGTAGAACACCTGTTGTTATTACAAAAGTAGACGGGAATGCCAGCTTTTTCGATCAAAATCAAAGGATTAGTTTTGATTTAGAAGGTCAACCTATTGAGCAAGTTCAAAATCCTCAGTATAGACATTTAATTGTTAAGGGACAACATCTACGTCCAACTCAACAAACAAATTTAGTAGTTTCAGGGCAGAATTTACAGGCAAGTGCGATCACCCGCTTTGTTAAGTTACCTGCTGTTGGTCTGCTGGCGGGGGATGTGGATGGTAATTTAGAAATCAAACTGCAAGCAAAGCAACGTCCTTTATTATTTGGAACTGCTTATCTGAAAGCAGCAACTATAAAAATCGCCCAAGTTCCAAAACTTTTTAGTCAATCAACTGGTTATTTAGGTTTTAGAGGAACACAAATCCAGCTACAGAAAGTTGGTACAGTTTATGGTCAAGTTCCAGGTGTTGTTGCTGGGGTAATTGATACACAGTCAGGTTACAACATTGCTGCTCAAACAGCACCAGTAAGGGTAAATAATATCCTGAATACATTGGATCTAAAGTTACCAGTAGCGGCTTCAGGGGAAGCACAAGGAACTATTAACTTAACTGGAGCTTTGGATAAACCAATATTATCAGGAACAGTTGTTAATACTAAGCTAACCCAAGTTGACCGCATACGATTTAGAGATGTTAAAGCGAACTTTTCGCTGGTTAATAAGGTAGTTTCAATTACAGGATTGCAGGCATTCCCTGTTGTTGGTGGTCAGGTTACAGGGGCGGGTACAGTTCAGTTAGGTAAAAAAGCTGGTCTTGCTTTCAATTTTAATGGTAATAATTTGCCAGCAGATGCGATCGCACAAATTTATGGCTCTATACCTCCCATTAACCTTGGCTTAGTTGCAGCCCAAGGTCAAGTATCAGGTGTTGCTGGCAAACTTCAAACAGTTGTCAACTTTTCAGCACCAAATGCTACATATCCTGGTAGGGGTGAAGTAGTAATTACTCCAGAACGTACCATAGTTTTCCGCAATACTACTTTTCAAGTTGCAGGCGGAACAGTTACAGGGACAGGACAGCTAACTGATAAAAATTGGCAAGCGCAGATTCAAGCATCAAATGTGCCAGCACAAGGTTTAGTAGCATTAACTAAAAGGCAAGTACCGCCACAACTACAAAGAATAATATCGGGTAATTTCTTACTATCAGGAAGTAGAGGAACTTTTAAACCAGAAACAATTAACGGAACTGGTTCTGCACAGCTTCAAGTTGCAGGTGGTAGGATTACAGGGACTAATGTACTACTTAGAAATGGTCTGTGGCAAGGTAATTTTAATGCTAACAGTTTACAACTAGGGCAATTATCGCCACAAGCACCTGCAAATTTTAAAAATGGACAAATTACAGGGGATTTTAATTTAGCTGGCAGTTTAACAAATTTTCAAACATCAACCATTACTGGTGCTGGTACTGGGCGCTTACAGTTAGCTAATGGCAGTATTAGTAGCTCATCATTACAACTAAGTGATGGTCGCTGGCAAGGGAACTTTAATGCTAATAATCTGCAACTAGGGCAATTGTCGCCACAAGTCCCTGGAAATTTAAAGAGTGGACAATTAACAGGTAACTTTAATTTAGCTGGTAGTTTAGATTCGTTTAAACCTTCTACTATTAATGGTAGTGGTACTGGGCGTTTACGGTTGCCTACTGGTATTATTACTGCTTCATCTTTACAACTAAATGATGGTCGTTGGCAAGGTAATTTTAATGCTAATAATGTGCAGTTAGGGAAGTTGTCGCCACAAGTACCTCCAGCATTAGAACAAGGAAGGTTAGCTGGTAATTTTAACTTATCTGGTAGTTTAGATTCATTTAAACCCTCTACTATTAATGGCAGTGGTGTGGGGCGTTTGCAACTACCAACTGGTAATATTATTGCTTCAGGTTTACAACTAAATAATGGTGCTTGGCGAGGTAATTTTTTTGTTAATAATTTGCAGTTAGGAAAGCTTGCTAAACAAGTACCTGCAACATTGAAAAGTGGAGTAATTGCGGGTAATTTTAACTTAGCTGGCAGTTTAGCTTCTTTCCAACCTGCAACTATTACTGGTAGTGGTGCGGGACGTTTGCAACTATCTAGTGGTAATCTTGTTGCTTCTGGTTTACAACTGAGAAATGGTCGCTGGCAAGGTAACTTTACTGCTAATAATGTACAGTTAGGGCGATTATCACCACAAGTGCCTGTAGGTTTAAAACAAGGTGCGATCGCAGGTAATTTTAATTTATCTGGCAGTTTAGCTGATTTAAAACCATCCAGTATTGTTGGCACTGGGATAGGTAGTTTAAAATTACCCGATGGTACTATAAATGCTTCGGCTTTACAATTAAATAATGGTCGTTGGCAAGGTAATTTTGCTGTTAATAGTTTCCAAATAGGCAAGTTATCACCACAAGTACCTGCAAATTTAAAAACGGGAGAGTTGACAGGTAATTTTAACTTATCTGGCAGTTTAGCTGATTTAAAACCATCAAGTATTGTGGGAAATGGTACTGGTAGTTTAACATTGCCGGATGGTACTATAAATGCTTCTGCCTTACAATTAAATAATGGTCGTTGGCAAGGTAATTTTGCTGTGAATAGTTTCCAAATTGGGAAGTTATCGCCACAAGTATCAGAGGCTTTAAAAGCTGGAGAGTTAACAGGTAACTTTAATTTATCTGGCAGTTTATCTGATTTGAAACCATCAAGTATTGTGGGAAATGGTACTGGCAGTTTAACATTACCGGATGGTACTATAAATGCTTCCGCTTTACAGTTGCGGGGTGGTCGTTGGCAAGGTAATTTGGCTGTTAATAATTTACAAATCGGGAAATTATCGCCACAAGTACCAGAAAATTTAAAAACTGGAGAGTTAACAGGTAACTTTAATATCTCTGGCAGTTTAGCTTCTTTTCAACCATCAACTATTAGTGCTACTGGTGCTGGGAGTTTGAAATTACCAGATGGTACTATTACGGCTTCCGCTTTACAAGTAAATAATAATCGCTTGCAAGGTAATTTTGCTGTTGACAATGTAGATATAGCGCGTATTAGTCAGCTTCCCGCATTGCAACGCTTTCAAGAATTAGGTATAAAAGGACGGGTTACTGCAAATCTAAATGTGGCGACAAGATTAACAGCATTTGATCCAAAAGCTGTACAAGTTTCAGGACAGTTACGTTTAGAAGATTTTGCTGCTGAACAGTTAACTTTTGAGCGAGTTATGACAGGTGAAATTCAAGTAAAACCAGGACAAGGGGTAAACTTGCGGTTAGCGGGGGTTCAGGATCGAATTGAACTTGCGCTTTCACCTAGTTATAAACCTGAGTCATTTGCTGTGCGTTTGGGTGATGCGATCGCTAATGGTACAACTAAAGGCGATCGCCTACAAGTAGCCACCGCCAAAATACCAATTAGCCTAATCAAATCATTTGCGCCCTTACCCGCTAATATAGCTAGTCAACCCCTCTCTGGGCTGCTTTCGGGTAACTTTGACGTTAACCTCGCCACTCGTAACATCATTGGGCAAAATGTCCAAATCGACCAACCAATTATCGCCAGTATTAAAGGCGACAAATTAACTGGTAACTTTAGCTATATAAATGGAGTTGCCAAACTTACTGATGGTGATTTTCAACAAGGCGATAATAGATATTTCCTCAATGGCAGTGTCAGCCAAACCGCCCAAGGACCAGAATTTCAAGGACGACTAAAAGTTGCTAAAGGAGAAGTTCAAGATTTGCTCACTGCCTTACAAATCTTTGAATTACAAGACCTGATTAGCGGCTTTAAATCTCGCACCTACGGTAGTGCTGCTAATGTGCAACCCGCAGATAGAGGTTTACCAGATGCGCCCTTGATCGACCAGTTACGCCGCTTATCAGAAATAGAAGCATTAGTAGAACAACAGCTTGCCAAAAGAGAAGATTCTCCACTACCAGAACTCAGGGATTTAGCAGGGGCATTTAGTGGGGAAGTAAATATTGCTGGATCATTAAAAAGTGGCATCCGCACCAGTTTTGCCATTGACGGTCAAAATTGGAAATGGGATGAATATAAAGCCGATCAAGTCGTTGTTCAAGGCAGCTTTGATAAAGGCGTTCTGACTTTTCTACCATTACGGATTCAAACTGGCGAAAGCTTAGTAGCTTTTTCTGGAACCGTAGGCAGTGGTGAACAATCAGGTCAGTTACGAGTACAAAATTTCCCTGTTGAAGTACTCAATGATTTTGTAGATGTACCTGTTGATATTACAGGCAAGCTTAATGCCAGTGCTACCATTGCAGGAAATATTCAAAATCCTCGCTCTAGAGGAGAAATTAGCATAGCTGAAGGGACACTAAACCAAACAGCAGTTCAAGTAGCACAAGGCAGTTTTAGCTACGATGATGCTCGGTTGAATTTTTATAGTACAGCAATTGTTTCTGGAACCCAACCACTTCGGATAGATGGCAGCGTACCTTATAAGCTACCCTTTGCAACAAAGTTACCCACCAGCAATGAAATTAGCGTAAATATGAACGTGGAAAACGAAGGGTTAGCATTATTAAACTTGCTCTCTCGTGGACAAGTCGCTTGGGTTAATGGTGAGGGTAAAGTAAATCTTGCTGTTCGAGGAACAGTTGACCCCCTAGCAGGAAAAATTCAGCAACTCAATGCTAACGGAATTGCTGAAGTAAATAATGCCACACTTCAAGCGCAAGCATTCCCTGAACCTTTAACTGAAGTAACAGGACAAGTATTGTTTAATCTTGGTCAAATTAACGTCCAAAACTTACGGGGTAAGTTTAGTAAAGGTCAAGTAGTAGCTTCTGGAATACTTCCGATAACTCGCCCGCAGAAAGTAGAAAACCCCCTAACTGTTGCTCTCGATCAAATTGCGTTAAATATTAAAGGACGTTATAGCGGAGGTGTTAAAGGTAGCGCAGTATTCACAGGTACAGCATTAAATCCTAAAATTGGTGGTCAAATTGAATTAGTTAATGGTCAGGTACTATTAGAAGAAACACCCACCACTAACGCATCTGTGGCATCTGGTAGTACTGCTAAAACACAGGCAAATAGCGGTATAGCGGAGTTTAATAATTTAAAAATTAGCCTTGGGGATGGGGTACAAATTACACGCCCACCAGTGTTAAACTTTTTAGCTAAAGGCGATTTGACTATCAACGGTACTCTAGATAATATTCGCCCACAGGGGTCAGTAAAATTAGATCGCGGTCAAGTGAATTTGTTTACTACCCAATTTCGGTTAGCGGGTGGTTATACTCAAACAGCAGAGTTTTTGCCATCTCAAGGACTTGTACCCAACCTAGATGTGCGGCTAGTCGCGGTGGTTCCAGAAACTACTCGGCGGCAGATTCTTACAGATCCTTTATCTGCTGAAATTAGTGATATTCCTGCAACTAACTTAGGTGCTTTACGAACAGTACGCATTGAAGCCACAGTGATAGGTGCTGCTAATCAATTTGCCGAAAACTTAGAGCTAAAAAGTAATCCTGCTCGTAACGAAGCCGAAATTGTTGCTTTATTGGGTGGTGGTTTTGTGGATACTCTGGGTAGAGGAGATACTACGTTAGGTTTAGCAAATTTAGCTGGATCTGCTTTTTTGGGTAATATCCAAAATGTTGTTGGTAATGCTATTGGTTTGAGTGAGTTTAGATTATTCCCTACAGTAATTACTAACCCCAAAAATCGGACTTCGACATTAGGATTAGGTGCTGAAGCTGGATTTAATTTTACTCCTCAATTCTCGGCATCTATATTAACAAATCTAACTGCTGAACAGCTACCTCAATACAGTTTACGCTACCGAGTAAATGATGAGACTTTGTTGCGTGGTTCGACAGATTTATCGGGAGATAGTCGGGCAACTGTAGAGTATGAAAAGAGGTTTTAA
- a CDS encoding SLBB domain-containing protein produces the protein MNSTELTNSQKLHGSFQYSIFYLTLLAFVIAAMPTPGMAQQPKKNAPFKLAQSGGVLRESAYTLGAGDRVRIDVFNVPEYSGEYQVLVDGTINLPIIGGVTVQGRSLQTASTAISNQFARYLKRPLVTVSLLAPRPVKIALSGEVNRAGSVVIPFGEGRQFPTLSQAIQLAGGTTQAGNIRQVQVRRRISPGRQQVITTNLWDVLENGNLAQDITLRDGDTIFIPTVAAVSASDSRQIANSNLGTQVTGPIRIAMVGEVSRPGTYSVQPQSAGGSGQAGAGRPATLTQAILLAGGLTPSAGISQIQIRRPTRSGSDRVLVANLLQLLQQGDIGQDVMLQEGDTVLVPTRTDNNPAEASILAASTLATQVTGPLKVALVGEVNRPGTYAVKPEAAGPNGTSTPPTLTQAIQGAGGIKPTANIRAVEIRRNSRNGSGQVITANLWQLLQSGDFSQDLLLQEGDTIVVPTAANLDPREAEALAQSTFSPDKIRVSIVGEVKQPGAVELPPNTPLTLALQAAGGFNNGRARTNRVDLVRLNPDGTVTKRTIGVDLSRGIDQQNNPALRNNDVIVVNRSNLATIGDTVGTVLNPLGSIFSLFNFLRILR, from the coding sequence ATGAACAGTACCGAATTGACAAACAGCCAAAAACTTCATGGGTCATTCCAATATTCAATTTTCTATTTGACGCTGCTGGCTTTCGTCATAGCAGCGATGCCAACCCCAGGTATGGCTCAACAGCCGAAAAAAAATGCCCCATTTAAACTGGCGCAAAGTGGAGGTGTACTAAGAGAAAGCGCTTATACATTGGGCGCAGGCGATCGCGTTCGTATAGATGTTTTTAATGTACCTGAGTACAGTGGTGAGTATCAGGTGCTAGTTGATGGTACAATCAATCTCCCGATTATTGGTGGCGTAACGGTTCAAGGAAGAAGTCTACAAACTGCAAGCACTGCCATTTCCAACCAATTCGCTCGATATCTCAAACGTCCTCTGGTGACAGTCAGCCTCCTAGCACCGCGTCCAGTCAAAATTGCTTTATCTGGGGAAGTAAATCGTGCTGGTTCTGTAGTAATTCCCTTTGGTGAAGGCAGACAATTTCCTACATTATCCCAAGCAATTCAACTAGCTGGAGGAACGACACAGGCAGGTAATATTCGCCAAGTGCAAGTACGCCGAAGAATTTCTCCTGGTCGTCAACAAGTGATTACTACTAATCTTTGGGATGTCTTGGAAAATGGTAATTTGGCTCAAGACATCACCTTGCGAGATGGAGACACAATTTTTATTCCGACAGTAGCTGCGGTTAGTGCATCTGACAGCAGACAAATAGCAAATTCCAATTTGGGGACACAGGTAACTGGGCCGATCAGAATTGCGATGGTAGGTGAAGTTTCTCGCCCTGGAACTTATAGTGTTCAACCCCAAAGTGCTGGAGGTAGTGGACAGGCTGGTGCTGGCAGACCCGCGACTTTAACACAGGCAATTCTATTAGCTGGTGGCTTAACACCATCAGCAGGGATTAGCCAAATCCAAATTCGTCGTCCTACAAGAAGTGGTTCAGACCGGGTACTGGTTGCCAACTTGTTGCAACTTTTGCAACAGGGCGATATCGGTCAAGATGTAATGTTGCAGGAAGGAGACACAGTGCTGGTTCCTACCCGCACTGATAATAATCCCGCAGAAGCAAGTATACTAGCAGCTTCCACATTGGCAACCCAGGTAACTGGCCCCCTCAAGGTAGCGCTGGTAGGTGAAGTAAATCGCCCTGGAACTTACGCAGTTAAGCCAGAGGCTGCTGGTCCTAATGGTACAAGCACTCCGCCTACGCTGACGCAGGCGATTCAAGGTGCTGGTGGAATTAAACCTACAGCTAATATCCGTGCCGTTGAGATACGGCGTAATAGCCGCAATGGTTCAGGACAAGTGATTACTGCCAATCTATGGCAACTATTGCAAAGTGGTGACTTCAGCCAAGATCTCCTGTTGCAGGAGGGAGATACCATCGTAGTGCCTACGGCAGCAAACCTTGACCCAAGAGAGGCAGAAGCATTAGCTCAATCTACCTTTTCTCCCGATAAAATTAGGGTGAGTATTGTAGGGGAAGTCAAACAACCAGGTGCAGTTGAATTGCCACCAAATACGCCATTAACCTTGGCTTTGCAGGCAGCAGGCGGATTTAACAATGGTCGCGCTCGTACCAATAGAGTTGATTTAGTTCGCTTAAACCCAGATGGTACAGTGACTAAACGTACCATTGGAGTTGATTTGTCACGAGGAATAGATCAACAGAACAATCCCGCTCTCCGCAATAATGACGTAATTGTGGTAAATCGTTCCAATCTAGCCACTATTGGCGATACTGTGGGAACAGTGTTGAATCCACTGGGTAGTATTTTCTCGTTATTCAACTTCTTGAGAATCCTCCGCTAA
- the sufU gene encoding Fe-S cluster assembly sulfur transfer protein SufU has product MTLGNLRDLYQQVILEHYKKPRHKGKTNPVHRYQKGHNPSCGDTIELTLQLNDAANRIEDVKFEGEGCAIAIASADLMADTLRGKSVEEALEMVQRFQQMMKGEVEFPKEQRKLNVMQGVSQFPVRIKCANLTWHTLKAALESSNSTQPDGFISNEKEEA; this is encoded by the coding sequence ATGACATTGGGCAATTTACGGGATCTCTACCAACAAGTTATCCTAGAACACTACAAGAAGCCCAGACACAAGGGCAAAACTAACCCAGTACATCGGTATCAGAAAGGGCATAACCCTTCCTGCGGCGATACGATTGAGTTGACGTTGCAGTTGAATGATGCAGCTAACCGCATTGAAGATGTAAAGTTTGAAGGTGAAGGCTGCGCGATCGCGATCGCATCTGCTGACTTAATGGCTGATACCCTGCGGGGTAAAAGTGTAGAGGAAGCCTTGGAAATGGTGCAACGCTTCCAACAAATGATGAAGGGAGAAGTCGAGTTTCCTAAAGAACAGCGTAAACTCAACGTCATGCAAGGCGTGTCCCAATTTCCAGTAAGAATTAAATGTGCTAACCTCACTTGGCACACATTAAAAGCTGCGCTGGAATCTAGTAATAGTACACAGCCAGATGGCTTTATTAGTAACGAGAAAGAAGAAGCTTAA
- a CDS encoding Ycf51 family protein gives MLTTADFLNITKWSGILTLLCAAITVLALILKWGVRFRFVGITGFMCVLTGGLFALSLAPLTHTPVPGAVRYSLTYDTGGTQAVIAVKPDITETQLEATLRQAANNLFSYGRLGQNQTQLNIRARTIIHPTEGVSEPLLLGEAKPSLSSREDDQLSIKIYHDNFAKLPHPNA, from the coding sequence ATGCTCACAACCGCCGATTTCCTCAACATCACTAAGTGGTCAGGTATCTTAACATTACTTTGTGCTGCGATCACAGTACTAGCATTAATTCTCAAATGGGGCGTGCGGTTCCGGTTTGTGGGAATTACTGGATTTATGTGCGTCCTTACAGGTGGTTTATTTGCCCTGAGTTTAGCACCTTTAACTCACACACCCGTCCCAGGAGCAGTACGCTACTCCCTGACTTACGATACTGGGGGAACACAAGCAGTAATTGCTGTCAAACCTGATATTACTGAAACACAATTAGAAGCAACTCTGCGTCAAGCTGCAAATAATTTGTTTTCTTACGGACGTTTAGGACAAAATCAAACTCAACTAAATATCCGTGCGCGGACAATTATTCATCCTACTGAAGGTGTTTCAGAACCTTTATTGCTGGGTGAGGCAAAGCCATCGCTTTCTAGTCGTGAAGATGATCAGTTATCGATCAAAATTTATCACGACAATTTCGCTAAATTGCCTCATCCTAATGCTTAG
- a CDS encoding iron-containing alcohol dehydrogenase family protein, with the protein MPYQSSSALSSQTTNSLLCLTVAPSQVLQGTDALQQAKSAIARLGKRPLVVRGDRTLADTPQLQPLLNMELQVAEAAYIPDCSEASLESLKQAVANHQADVIIGVGGGKALDTAKLIAYQCQLPVVTIPTSAATCAAWTALSNVYSDEGAFLYDVSLLKCPDLLILDYNLIQTAPQRTLVAGIGDAIAKWYEASVSSGNSEQTLIIAAVQQARVLRDLLFQKSAAALKEPGSTVWQEVVNATVLLAGVIGGLGGAQCRTVAAHAVHNGLTHLPGSHNALHGEKVAYGILVQLRLEEMVQGNKLAATARQQLLKFYAEINLPQTLDDLGLGEITLTQLRHAAEIACNPNSDIHRLPFQIVPDQLMAAMVSTTTPVETGRSNLGIAAINSTANQGCEDTDS; encoded by the coding sequence ATGCCCTATCAATCCTCATCAGCCTTATCTAGCCAAACTACTAACTCGTTGCTTTGCCTGACAGTAGCACCATCTCAAGTGCTGCAAGGTACAGATGCGTTGCAACAAGCGAAAAGTGCGATCGCACGCTTAGGCAAACGTCCCTTAGTTGTCCGAGGCGATCGCACTCTTGCTGACACTCCGCAACTGCAACCCCTCCTAAATATGGAACTGCAAGTTGCTGAGGCAGCTTACATTCCCGATTGCAGTGAAGCTAGTTTAGAATCTTTAAAACAAGCCGTAGCAAATCATCAAGCTGACGTAATTATCGGTGTTGGTGGTGGTAAAGCATTAGACACAGCCAAATTAATTGCTTACCAATGTCAATTACCAGTTGTAACTATTCCCACATCAGCCGCTACTTGCGCTGCTTGGACAGCACTTTCTAACGTTTATTCTGACGAGGGTGCATTTTTATATGATGTTTCCCTGCTTAAATGTCCTGACTTATTAATTCTCGATTACAACTTAATACAAACAGCCCCACAGCGTACCTTAGTAGCTGGAATTGGGGATGCGATCGCCAAATGGTACGAAGCATCTGTTAGCAGTGGCAATTCTGAACAAACCTTAATTATTGCCGCAGTCCAACAAGCAAGAGTCTTGCGCGATCTTCTCTTCCAAAAATCAGCCGCAGCACTCAAAGAACCAGGAAGTACAGTTTGGCAAGAAGTAGTAAACGCCACTGTCTTACTAGCTGGTGTCATCGGTGGCTTAGGCGGGGCGCAATGCCGTACAGTCGCAGCCCATGCAGTCCATAACGGCTTAACCCACCTACCAGGAAGCCACAACGCTTTACACGGCGAAAAAGTGGCATACGGAATTTTGGTACAACTGCGCCTAGAAGAAATGGTACAGGGTAACAAACTAGCAGCAACCGCACGGCAACAATTATTAAAGTTCTATGCTGAAATTAACCTACCTCAAACCTTAGATGATTTAGGTTTAGGAGAAATCACACTAACACAGCTACGACACGCTGCTGAAATCGCCTGTAACCCTAATTCTGATATCCATCGACTACCATTTCAGATTGTGCCAGATCAATTAATGGCAGCAATGGTATCTACAACAACACCAGTCGAAACGGGACGTTCTAATTTAGGTATAGCAGCAATAAATAGCACCGCAAACCAGGGATGCGAAGACACGGATAGTTAA